GGGAGGACGAACACatgaactaaaagaaaaaaaaagaatgaatgaaagagagaaagaaagaaaagtaagaaaatgtaaagacacagttttcattttaattttgtgtgagAAGATGCTCGATTCCTGGCTTGGACAATGACACCTGGCAAAGCCAGGGCCCGGAACACGACGAACTGGTGAGACAGATGATACCCTTTGACACCAGACCAAGTCCTCATCAATGTACACTCTTCAAGTACCGCTCACTTCAGACTCCTGATGATGTGCGCAACGACACAGCCAAGTGTTCACAGTGGGTCTACAACAAGGAGGTCTTCGATCTTACAGTCATTTCGGAGGTGATTTTATGTCTTCCTGCATTTagtcagaagaaaggaaaatattagtTCACGTTATTGAAAGTAAATCCTTCTTCTAATTTACACCTTTCTATTTCTTTCGTTTATAAAGTTGgtactttctgtatttttttattcaatatttaGTTAATTCAGATAATCAGCTTTGAACCACTTAAAGTTAATTAACACATCCATATTAAGTTAAATTTTGTCACTAACTTTTAAAGCCTTACCGTGTGATGATGGAACTTACTTAATGCTTTTTTCATGTGATGGACAGCTCAATCTCGTGTGTGAAGATAAGAACCTGGTAACACTGGCCAATTCCATCCTGATGGGTGGTCTCTTTTGCGGTTCTATTATTCTTGGAACTCTGTCAGATCTGTGAGTAACCTTTAGTTTTCTCACCTTTGTCCCTTTGCCCCTGTAACTCAGTTAAATAAGTAAACAGTGCATAGCTAAAACAGATGCCATCCTCATTAACCTTAGAAGCATTCACTTTTCATTTCACGAGAGACCAAAGGAAGCCTGATGGTCATTTTTCGAATTGGTAAAATGAGAAAGACTAACTAGATATGAAGGCCATTTCAAGGTAAAGGTTTGTTAAGTGCCTGGAGTCGAATTGTCATGTAAATAAGACATAATCTCTTGAGAACATCAGGTCTTGAAATCAATTGCATCAAGGATTCTAAATTTTGCATAAAAGCCTCGAGAGGTCTCCCAACACAACAAACTTTACCTGAATGCTTTAAGACCATTTCCCAGCGATGACGAGCATGGTTGCTGATGCCCGCTAGCTGTTGTCCTCAGCATCGGACGAAAGAAGACGATGTTGATTGGCATCGCTGGTCAGTTCTGCGTGGCGCTGGCCACTGGCTTCATCTCCAACTACATCGCCTTTATCGTCCTGCGTTTCCTGACCACACTGTTCGGAATAGGTTTCTACCTGGctgcctttgttgcaggtaattTGTCTGGAAAAGTTGAgtaattatgtaatttttagtCAATCAATAcattatgtatgcatgtataatGATCGCTGTTATGCAATACTTGTTGTATGATGACCatgatactttatttttatttgcaagaaTCTTCAACAATACAAATATATTGGTCAATTCCTATCTCTCACAAGTGCACATGCGCATTATTTTTGGAGATTGTCATGTCTGTCTGTATTCATGTGATATCTGTAAACAGCTTTGGAGCTAGTGGGGCCAGACAAGCGGGTTCTTGCCGGTGTCCTCATCGGTTTATTTTGGTGTGTGGGTCTCTTCCTCATCCTGCTGCTGGCCTACCTTCTGCCCAACTGGCATCACCTGCAGATCGCTGTGTCCTGCGTCAACCTGCTCTTCTTCCCCTACTACTGGTGGGTTGTACTATTCAGATTTTGATAATGcaaattttaagtttgtttaccGGCCAGCAGTCGATATTCTCACATGAAAATCTCAAATGAACttaaatttaagattttattagATAGCCTAAACACTACACACATTCTTAACAATAACTTTGCCTTGACCTATCTTCTTTAATTTGAGGTGTTTTACCACCCAGGCTGATCCCCGAGTCGCCCCGATGGTTGGTGTCACGTGGTCGCATCCAGGAAGCGTCGGCCATTGTGCGTCACGCGGCCTCGTCAACAAAGCTGACGTGTCTGAGAAGGTCCTCAGCCTCCAGGACCTGCAGAACGACGGTCCTCAGGAGAAATTCTGGCACATGTTTGGCAGTCCTCGCCTGCTGCTTCGGTGTCTGATAATTTTCATAAACTGGTGAGCAGCCTTGTCTTCTGCTTTCtgctctttttaattttgtgttttgctggttttttttcattgctcCTGCTTTCCTcgtcttgtttttatttgtgtttttcttcttcttagcTCTGAGTGGGTTTGGTTTTAAattctgtgaatttttttgttcttagcATGACTGTAACACTCTAGAAATGCTAATTGTAGGGGAGGGACTTGTCGATATCAGATTTTTGTTGCAAACAATGAGGTGAGGGTCATGTCCACAGGTGTGTGGTCAGTATGGTGTACTACGGCCTCGGTCTGAACGTGGGCAACCTGTCAGGTGGTCTGTACCTCAACTTCATGTACGCCAGCATCGCCGAGACCTTGTCGTGTGCGCTGTGTGTCGCGCTGCTGAACCGCTTGGGTAGACGGGTGCTGCACTGCCTGACCATGCTGCTGGGTGGTGTGGCCTGTGTGGCCATCGTCTTCCCCGTTCTCTATGGAACTGACAGTAAAGTCTCTTTGATTCTCGTATGGAATCTCCAAGTGTGCCCTTCCCCACAAATTGGGTTTTTGTAGTACTGCCGTACCAATTTTATTGGTTACTTTTAGCATGGCCATGAGGGTTCATGTAAATTCCATTGAAATATGTAGTGTATTGAGACCAGTCCTGTACATTTGTCATGCATGTTATTGTGTATATTGATTAGTTGAGCCCAAGCTATTTAAGTTGCTTCCAAACCCTATCCTTGCTTGTGAATGTGATCTGAAATATGTTGTTCAGGTCTCAGCTGGTTGACCATCACATTGTCCATGGTCGGCAAGTTCAGTGTGTCGGCTGCTTTCACAGTCATCTACATCTTCTCGGCAGAGCTTTTCCCGACAATAGTTCGAAACTCGGCAGTGGGGCCAGCTCTTTCTCCGCACGAATCGGGGGCATTGTCTCTCCTTACATCGCTGACATAGTGTgttgtaacagtttttaataCCATACTAGTTACATAATCACAATAATGAGATACGGAgtgttgtttaaaaatttaaagcgaAAATGAATGACGGGTACTGtcagaaataaacagtttgtgAATTCAGTCAGTAtggtttgtaaaataaataccaAAATGACACAAAGGACCACCAGCAAATCGGTCAAAATTTCAGCGACACGaaaggaaaaatgtttaaactagCATTTAAAGCATCATACTCGGATATGAAGACCTACTTAAGCATTTGTTCCCCCTTGCTGTGCTTTTATTACATAAACATATGAATTAAtgtaaatgtaagaaataatttGCGAGGGCTCATACATTGTCGGCAGAGTTCCTTTGTACGCAGCGACTTCGGCATCGCTCTTCCCTATGGAATATTCGGGGTCCTGGCCATCGCCGCTGGTCTGGCCTCGCTATGGCTACCGGAAACTCTCAACAAAACACTACCAGAGACCATCGACGAAGCCAGAAATTTCGGAAGGTTTGTTCTCAGTGTCTTTTACCTTGCATTTCCTGAAATaatggtgttggtggtggtgatgatgatcagAACTTTGTGCCGATGGTCAAGTCCTTGTCGAGATCTCATTTGAGCGGCCATGTTATTAACTATACTTGTGAATTTTCAGAGACAAGACAAGCAAGGAATCGTGCAAACAGAAAGATATCAATTCCAACGAACCTAAGGctgaagaaatgaaggaagTGTGGACCAGATTCTAGACAAACACTGTACATTAGACTTGCTGGTCAGTGCCACCATCTTACTTTAGCTGTGTTCTGTCTGTGACAGAGAAACAATGTCTCATGCTGGAGTCTCTATTATTTAAACATCGTTgttgatgttaaaaatattctacGGTAATAAGCAGATGACAAGATGTCGCCGAAGTTTTCGTGCGAATGTCTCCATTATCTGaacactatttctttttttttttttacctggcaGCAAAGGAGTTTGGTGCCTAGTAATGGACTATATGTGTAATTTGCAATAAAGCACACCTCCtttaattaacatatttttaccGCAATACATTTCCTAGGTTAGATAAGGTTTTGCTCAACATATACAGATGTAAGCTAATACCAATATAAGGTTTATGTTAACAGATTTTGTTAATGTTCTCCAATGAATTTTTTCTAAACtgaatgcttgtgtgtgtgtccgcacTTGCCGTTGATAGTGTGCATGTATTATGTCTGTatatctttctgtgtgtgtatatatatatatgtcgttTGCATACATGAATGTAATGTGGCAAATCTGGAGagcatacagacacacagaccaACCAACACATCCGACTCATTCCAGACGTCCGTGAcatgaaagggagataacaagcgtGACAGTGAAGTTGTCTCGCCTTGTGATGCCTCAGACAAGAAGCCAAGCTCACGAATTAATTGATAGAGTTGTCAGTCATGGGAGAAGGTCTCGAATATCAGAGGGTGCAAAGGTCAAATTAACAGCCGACATGTCATAACCCTGAAACCTTCTAAGGACATTGCTTGCTAACAAGATGTCGCGCACCTGAACATGTGACCTGTGTGGTGATGATACCGGGCGACACCAGGTACAAATTAGGACACATCTTTATGCATCACTCATATGCGTGAAAGAGTTTACAAATCAGCAcccagacaattttttttagagagaggaggaggaaaaagagtaggggaggggagggatgtACTACTTATATTTAATTCATGTAGTAAGCAGCTGCCGGTCTGATGAATGTACAGTGTTTTAAGATGGGGCCTTTACTAAACATACAAACTCATACTGGGAGAAGAAATAATCATATTAGAATCCATTATGCGAGAAACACAGCAGCAACGAAGAAGATAAACTGAATGACAGACAAACGAAGCAGACACATATTAACCAGTGCATTGTATCTTCCgtatttttattactgtagTCATGTTATGATCGTAGTTATCTTACCAGTGAGAGCGAAAATTTGACAGATGAACAGAGCTAGGCATTCAGACCAAATTTCTTGTCATGAAAAGTACGCAGGAAACGACAGAAAGAAACCCAGAGGATCTTTATCATAACCTTTACTTTGCTCTGATTtaatacaatatacaatattaATACAATATACATTAATTTGTATTAGCACTTTGAATAGACAGTATCACTTTGACAGGCCACAAAAGGCACAAGAGTgcccttccttctttccttctttccttcacaaATCCAGTGGCTGTAGGATTTCAGGTCAGTAGGTTTCCGTATTTAGACCTTGAGGCTGCCCTGCTCCGTGGTCGTCCTTCCAGTTTTCCTACAACACATTCACATGGAGCAAATCGTTAGATGAGCAACACTGAAAGACATTCCAGAAGGACAGATACAACAATAGATCTTTATAACGATTAAGAATACAAAATAGCATGGTTGAGGGCAGGGGATGGAGTAACTATAAAACTTACCTTCCAAAATTATTGGCATCTTCAACAGTTTCCGGTAAATCTTGGAGGTACGTCTCTGGTAGCCATAGGGAGGCCAGACCAGCCAGGATGGACAGTCCTCCGAAAATGAGTGACGGCAGCGCTTTTCCAAAATTACCTCCAACGTAAAAAacctgaaaaagaaacttttaaattataaaaaaaaaaaaaaaattatgagtcAAGACTGCAGTTATTGCAATATCCACATAGTTCTTGCTATTTGCATTCTTCTTGGCGAACATTATGAACTCGTATAGTGAAGACAAGTGTTACCAAGGATGTGATATAAGGAGAAGCAATTCCTCCAAAACGAGCGTTCAGGGAGCTCACTCCCATGCCCGAGTTTCGAACCGATGTTGGGAGGAGTTCGGCAGTGAAGACATAAATGATGGAGAAAGCAGCAGAGATGCCAAACCTCCCGACCATAGACAAAACTGTGGCCGTCCACATTGTGTCTGCAAATTTTCGTATAGGacaaatacatttctttgttttcccaACATAAGTCATCGTAACTTGTagcaataacagaaaacaataacacTTTAAAGCAATGATAATAGTAGTACATTACATTTCGAAAGAAATTGTCTCATTTTCTATTAATTCAGAGTGTTTGTAAAGTTTACACGCAGGCACTGCAGATGtgtacaaaatgtaaacaacagcCAATCACAAAAACGCATTCTGCCATGAGAtcgcataataataataataataataataataataataataataataataataataataataataataataataataataataataataataataataataatataataataataataataatgtaaagagcacacactcctaaggaacaaaacaacagcatacgagggacaggaaaacaaacaaatagcgTATCTTTGGCTGTCTGAACCCTCGTCGGTTACCTTGGTTACCGTACAGGACAGGGAAGATGATGGCCAGGCAGGCAGTGCCCGCTAGCAGCATGGTGACGCAGTGCAGCAGGCGGCGGCCCGTGCGGCCCAGCAGCACGAGGCAGAAGACGTCGGCCAGCAACTCCGCCATGGCGGCGAACAGGAAGTTGAGGTGAAGGTCGCCAGAAAGACTACCCACGTTCAGGCCCAGGCCGTAGTACACGCCGCTGATGACGCCCCTGACaggagagattttttttttaccagtcttattttattacattttcttcttctttaactcCTGCTCTTTATTCTTTCCCCTTAACACGAAAGCATCATGGGACACATTCCAATCGCGCATTTGCACGAGACTTGCGACAGGTCAGGCCTACCagttgaagaagatgatgagGCAGCGGAGCATCAGTCGTGGGTAGGCGAACAGCTGGCAGACGTTGAGCTGAGGACCGTCGTTCTGCAGGTCTTGCAGGCTGAGGACATTCTCAGACACGACGACTTTGTTGACGAGGGCCGCGTGACGCACGATGACCGACGCTTCCTGTCTGCGACCACGTGACACCAGCCATCGGGGCGACTCGGGGATGAACCTGCAAAGATTTCCCTTTTTGCTCGTTTAGCAGGTGGTTggctctttgtctttttcttccacTGCATCTCTTTAGTCACTTAACTTGAGCAAGTACAGGGTCCAGAGGGGAAGGAGACAGGAATATTTTTTGCGCATCATTCTTAAGGGTGTCTTTCATAATGGAAGGAACTAGCGACCATTACACAAAAACGGAGAAACACaaatgtgcagagaaagatgagaTGTGTGGGCTACCACCTTGATATCGACAGGTATTCAGACTCCAAGCAGCGACAATATATTTAATTCGGGTATTAAACAAATTTGAAGATTGTTTCTTCTCGCGatcatgacaaaaataattttaaaaaatatttctcactaaacagacattttttttccaaagacaTTCGTCCcttattaaacaataaatatgagCTCAAAAACtcagtttgtaaataaattattcacaaaataaatgaataaagctACACCAAAAAATTCGcttaaatgtttaaagtgtTTCTATTTTTCGCTTCATGCGAAATCTTTCCCttccatcagaaaaaaaaccccatgacAAGTTATTGGAATGAttccttagaaaaaaaaactgatttaccACATGATCGGAATACAAAGAATATTCATGCACGATGCTGCTAGCTGTAGGTGGCACCAGTTTCTAAAGAAGTAGGCGAGGAGCAGTGTGAAGAATAACCCAATCGTCCAGAACATCCCCATCGCGATGCCTGACACAGTGCGATACTGGGGTCCAACAAGTTCCAGACCTGTAACACATAGTGCAAGTTCACATTTATATTCCCTCAAATTGTTCATTGAATTAGTCGTAAACAGTTGCATTGGTGAGAATCAGTATCTACATTGCTAATACAAATGTTCCTGGATGACTAGACAGTGATATGAAACTTAATTAATGATTTACCTTTTGATTGTGTCTGACAACTGTATATCTGAAGCTTGAGCTTAGACTTCTCATAAAGTATTGACAGGGCATGAGTCGTGAAGTAGTGTAAGACTGATCTTTACTAACCTGCGACGAAGGCAGCTAGATAACTACCTATCACGAAGAAGGTCGTGAAGAAGCGACAGATGACAAAAACGACGAAATTGTAGACGAAAGATGTAGCCAAAGTCACACCAATCTGCCCCACAAGACAGATCACTACTATCTTTTTCCTCCCAAtgctaaaagaaagaaataaacaaatataatcaATCTCCATCACTCCCCTCCCaccctctttcttccttctcccaGGTATATTCAGAGAAAAAGTCTCCTCTAGATAACCGATGATTCAAACACTTAGAAGATCAGCCAATGAAAATAAGGTTCCTCACTGAGATTGTTCCTACTCTGTCATCGTCTTCACTACTTACAAGTCTGCAACTGTTCCGAGGACAAGGGAGCCACAAAGAAATCCGCCCATCAAAACTGAGTTGGCCATCGCCACGAATGGTGTGTCGGTGCAGACGATGTTGAGCTGAAGAACAATGAAGAGAAGGTGTCACTAGCTGATGTTTGTGGTTTCATCAGCAGATAACGTGCAGCGTATATTTCATAACCGAAAAACATTTCAGCATTTTTGTctctatttttatctctttgcaTAATTAAAGcgttgttatttattatttattttatgagcttagcttacattatttttacattattcgAAAAAGGACAGTGTGCACATAAATAAAGATATACTCTCGACTACCATCTCTTCACACACAGGTCCCTTTGGCAAGGGACTTCAATGTGTTCACCTCTGAAGTGAGGGTAGCCTCAAAGGTCTCCTTGCTGTACACCCATCTCGAGC
The sequence above is a segment of the Pomacea canaliculata isolate SZHN2017 linkage group LG6, ASM307304v1, whole genome shotgun sequence genome. Coding sequences within it:
- the LOC112567257 gene encoding organic cation transporter-like protein; translation: MNFDEVVQAIKPFGRYQQRNYLLTCLLGIPASIHTMVTVFILATPEHRCSIPGLDNDTWQSQGPEHDELVRQMIPFDTRPSPHQCTLFKYRSLQTPDDVRNDTAKCSQWVYNKEVFDLTVISELNLVCEDKNLVTLANSILMGGLFCGSIILGTLSDLIGRKKTMLIGIAGQFCVALATGFISNYIAFIVLRFLTTLFGIGFYLAAFVAALELVGPDKRVLAGVLIGLFWCVGLFLILLLAYLLPNWHHLQIAVSCVNLLFFPYYWLIPESPRWLVSRGRIQEASAIVRHAASSTKLTCLRRSSASRTCRTTVLRRNSGTCLAVLACCFGV
- the LOC112567003 gene encoding organic cation transporter protein-like; translation: MVYYGLGLNVGNLSGGLYLNFMYASIAETLSCALCVALLNRLGRRVLHCLTMLLGGVACVAIVFPVLYGTDSKVSLILVWNLQVCPSPQIGSQLVDHHIVHGRQVQCVGCFHSHLHLLGRAFPDNSSKLGSGASSFSARIGGIVSPYIADISSFVRSDFGIALPYGIFGVLAIAAGLASLWLPETLNKTLPETIDEARNFGRDKTSKESCKQKDINSNEPKAEEMKEVWTRF
- the LOC112566195 gene encoding organic cation transporter protein-like isoform X2, whose translation is MTPGALWTSSDLVAMRFDDVVQEVNPFGPFQKRVCCLLCLLAIPGTIHIMATVFIMAVPHHRCAVPGLDNDTWESQGPEHDQVVSQVIPTDLTSNTWSRCLVRRYSHPDFPHLSNDTVECSRWVYSKETFEATLTSELNIVCTDTPFVAMANSVLMGGFLCGSLVLGTVADFIGRKKIVVICLVGQIGVTLATSFVYNFVVFVICRFFTTFFVIGLELVGPQYRTVSGIAMGMFWTIGLFFTLLLAYFFRNWCHLQLAASCMNILCIPIMWFIPESPRWLVSRGRRQEASVIVRHAALVNKVVVSENVLSLQDLQNDGPQLNVCQLFAYPRLMLRCLIIFFNWGVISGVYYGLGLNVGSLSGDLHLNFLFAAMAELLADVFCLVLLGRTGRRLLHCVTMLLAGTACLAIIFPVLYGNQDTMWTATVLSMVGRFGISAAFSIIYVFTAELLPTSVRNSGMGVSSLNARFGGIASPYITSLVFYVGGNFGKALPSLIFGGLSILAGLASLWLPETYLQDLPETVEDANNFGRKTGRTTTEQGSLKV
- the LOC112566195 gene encoding organic cation transporter protein-like isoform X1 translates to MTPGALWTSSDLVAMRFDDVVQEVNPFGPFQKRVCCLLCLLAIPGTIHIMATVFIMAVPHHRCAVPGLDNDTWESQGPEHDQVVSQVIPTDLTSNTWSRCLVRRYSHPDFPHLSNDTVECSRWVYSKETFEATLTSELNIVCTDTPFVAMANSVLMGGFLCGSLVLGTVADFIGRKKIVVICLVGQIGVTLATSFVYNFVVFVICRFFTTFFVIGSYLAAFVAGLELVGPQYRTVSGIAMGMFWTIGLFFTLLLAYFFRNWCHLQLAASCMNILCIPIMWFIPESPRWLVSRGRRQEASVIVRHAALVNKVVVSENVLSLQDLQNDGPQLNVCQLFAYPRLMLRCLIIFFNWGVISGVYYGLGLNVGSLSGDLHLNFLFAAMAELLADVFCLVLLGRTGRRLLHCVTMLLAGTACLAIIFPVLYGNQDTMWTATVLSMVGRFGISAAFSIIYVFTAELLPTSVRNSGMGVSSLNARFGGIASPYITSLVFYVGGNFGKALPSLIFGGLSILAGLASLWLPETYLQDLPETVEDANNFGRKTGRTTTEQGSLKV
- the LOC112566195 gene encoding organic cation transporter protein-like isoform X3; amino-acid sequence: MRFDDVVQEVNPFGPFQKRVCCLLCLLAIPGTIHIMATVFIMAVPHHRCAVPGLDNDTWESQGPEHDQVVSQVIPTDLTSNTWSRCLVRRYSHPDFPHLSNDTVECSRWVYSKETFEATLTSELNIVCTDTPFVAMANSVLMGGFLCGSLVLGTVADFIGRKKIVVICLVGQIGVTLATSFVYNFVVFVICRFFTTFFVIGSYLAAFVAGLELVGPQYRTVSGIAMGMFWTIGLFFTLLLAYFFRNWCHLQLAASCMNILCIPIMWFIPESPRWLVSRGRRQEASVIVRHAALVNKVVVSENVLSLQDLQNDGPQLNVCQLFAYPRLMLRCLIIFFNWGVISGVYYGLGLNVGSLSGDLHLNFLFAAMAELLADVFCLVLLGRTGRRLLHCVTMLLAGTACLAIIFPVLYGNQDTMWTATVLSMVGRFGISAAFSIIYVFTAELLPTSVRNSGMGVSSLNARFGGIASPYITSLVFYVGGNFGKALPSLIFGGLSILAGLASLWLPETYLQDLPETVEDANNFGRKTGRTTTEQGSLKV